The Clostridia bacterium DNA segment AGCTTCGGCGACCAGGCGGCAGATAGCACGACCACCTGCTCGCCAGCTTGTTTTCAGCCCGAATTCGCGCCGACACGACCAGGCCATGGTTGTTGAAAGCAGCGCAACTTTGCTATATTCGTTGTGTCTTCAACGTGTGGCGCTATCGTCTAGGGGTTAGGACGGAAGATTCTCAATCTTTAAACCCGGGTTCGATTCCCGGTAGCGCTACCAAACCGCACTCGTAAACAAAGCCGCCGAAAAGGCGGCTTTGTACTTTGCAGGTGCGTCGAGAACACTCAGCTCGCAGAAGAAGCTTACGCCGGCCTCCCGCCCATATTCGCCCCCAAATCGACGAGAAGCTGATCCAACTGCTCAAATTGCAGGGGGTACCCGCTGGTGCTTCCGGAGGCGATCCCTTCGTCGAGCGCTTCTTTCGAAGGATAGAGGTCGTGCAGGACGACGACGGTCTCACCGGCGTTTTCTTCGAAGGTCACTGTTGTGACGGCCCCGGGTTCCTCCCCTTCGTCGTTCGTCCAGACGATGCGCTTGGGCGGGATCACTTCGACGTAGCGACCAAAGAAAGGCATTGGCTCCCCGGTCGAGGGATGGCGGAAGACCAGACGGTACTTGCCCCCTGTACGGGCATCAAGCTCGCAGGAAAGTAAGGAGACTCCGAACGACTTCGGTGCCCACCACCGCTGGAACAGTTCGGGTTTGGTCCAGGCACTGAAAACGACATGCGCCGGGCCGTTGAAGGTTCGAGTGACGACGAGTTCACGATCGGACTTGCGTTCCACGCTCGTGCTGTTCTTCGTCCGGTTGGTGTCGCTATTTTTTCTTTTGTCCATGGGTTTTCTCCTTCTGTTTCAATTCCTCGACGATCTTGTCTAGTTCATCAAAGCGTTCGGCCCAGAGCTGCCGGTATCTCTCAATCCATTCCGCCTCTTTGTCCAGCGTGTGCAGGCCGAGCCTGCAGGTCCGCACTCGCCCGACCTTTTCTGTCGCGACGAGCCCCGCTTGCTCCAGGACGCCGACGTGCTTCTTCATCCCTGTCAGGGTCATGTGAAATCTTTCGGCAAGGTCGGTGATCGAAGCGTCCTCGCGTACGAGCTGTTCCAGAACGCCGCGCCGGGTGGGATCCGAGATCGCGGCGAAGGTCGCATCGAGAATGGGTTCCATATACTGAACCATGTGGTTCAGTATATCGCAGGGGGCGGCGACATGCAGGGCTGAGCGCGCGCTTGACTGCCCGAAGTCAGCGGGGGCGCAAGCGCCCTTTTCGTTTGTCCAGTTTGTCCACAAACACTAGTTTCTCCGCTTCTCTCCGCAACAGCCCGGCCTGCAATTCTCAGCTTCGGGTTTTCTGGGAAGTGCTGTGGAGAGGCGCCTTTTCTGCAGGCCCGCTTGTGTTTTCAGGCCTTTGGCCTCGCGATTCCTGGTAGCGCTACCAAATCCTTCCTACCTATCACTTACAAGGTGTTTGTCCAACCTTGGTGTCCTATTCTGAATGATTCTGCGCAAGCAGGACTGGACCGCTACCGCGATGTACTCGTGCGAAATGACATTTGACTTCGGGCGTAGCGAGCATTCTCAGAGGTTCTTTAAGAGCCATCCAAACTTCCTGCCAGTCTTTGAGCAATTGGTGAAGATCAGCAACAGCGTATTTGGTAGAGCGTACCAGCCAAAGAACCGCTTGGAGGATGTGGCCTTTGGTCTCGGTCACACCTGCCGTGAAGACTATTTCGAAATAACCTTCTTATCCGTTCACGGACGCACGAACGCCGCAACCAAGCTATTGCGGGGCCTTTATGAGGGGGGCGCTGTCGCTTGTCCACATGATGAGCGAGCCAGAAAAAGCGGAGAGGTTCGTACATTTAGAGAGCCCCACTCAAGCCAAAAAAAGGCTTGAATTGGCTACCCGCCCACATCTCGACTCTCCTCTTGACGGTGCCCCACATGGCGGTTGCCGTGTGGGACAGGATTGCAAAGGTGTACCAGTCGTTACAAACTGACTCGAATCTGCTTTCCGGTGTAATTCACGGTTGTGGTCTTGCCTTCCGGCAGCACCTGCACACGGAAAATGCGTTTTCCTGTGATGTTCGTCATGCCGGCGGGCGCACCCGGTTCGAGGGTTAGTTGGCGCTTCGCATCGTTCCAAATGATGCGCGTCCATGTACCCTTGCCGAGCACGTAGTCCTGGCTGATGCCATCATCGTCATAGAGCGTGAACACGCCATTTTCGCCGCGATACACCCTAAGCGTGGTCGGCTCGCTCACCACCTGCGCTGTGTACTGCCGCACTGGGTCGAACGGGATGATCGCACCGGCACGGACATAGATAGGCATGGTAGCCAGGTCAACGGAGCGACTTACGATTTTTCCGCCGGTCACCTTGCTGTTGGTCCACCAGTCGTACCACTCGCCCTTCGGGAGATAG contains these protein-coding regions:
- a CDS encoding SRPBCC family protein, whose product is MDKRKNSDTNRTKNSTSVERKSDRELVVTRTFNGPAHVVFSAWTKPELFQRWWAPKSFGVSLLSCELDARTGGKYRLVFRHPSTGEPMPFFGRYVEVIPPKRIVWTNDEGEEPGAVTTVTFEENAGETVVVLHDLYPSKEALDEGIASGSTSGYPLQFEQLDQLLVDLGANMGGRPA
- a CDS encoding metalloregulator ArsR/SmtB family transcription factor gives rise to the protein MVQYMEPILDATFAAISDPTRRGVLEQLVREDASITDLAERFHMTLTGMKKHVGVLEQAGLVATEKVGRVRTCRLGLHTLDKEAEWIERYRQLWAERFDELDKIVEELKQKEKTHGQKKK